In Candidatus Dependentiae bacterium, the following proteins share a genomic window:
- a CDS encoding PASTA domain-containing protein has translation MKIFKKISDVLKYLVPIIPFICFFLGYVLSNLLVGNQTYKTPELIGLSLHQAIEKTSPYQITIQLIAEKECQGAPQGTIISQKPSPGRSIKSHQSILVITTKLPPAAKAPNVLGKSYGEIEKIQKAQHLKFKTYGINYNAPKGVCVGQIPQPSQSVVDKKMILYTAQEKQNKYIMPTLTDKEVVEVVEFLKSHSLTVSVFCQNQKITEPYSNDMTIIAQKPLAGSIINLQDNATIQLEVCKK, from the coding sequence ATGAAAATATTTAAAAAAATTAGTGATGTTTTAAAATATCTAGTTCCAATAATTCCATTTATCTGTTTCTTTTTAGGCTACGTGCTCAGCAACCTACTTGTTGGAAACCAAACATATAAAACTCCAGAACTCATTGGCTTATCGCTACATCAAGCAATTGAAAAAACTTCGCCATATCAAATAACCATACAGCTCATTGCAGAAAAAGAATGTCAGGGAGCTCCACAAGGAACAATAATAAGCCAAAAGCCTTCTCCCGGGCGATCGATTAAATCACATCAATCAATTTTAGTCATTACTACAAAACTTCCACCAGCCGCAAAAGCTCCAAATGTTCTTGGAAAATCTTATGGAGAAATTGAAAAAATACAAAAAGCTCAACATTTAAAATTTAAAACATATGGCATAAATTATAACGCACCAAAGGGTGTATGCGTTGGGCAAATACCACAACCATCGCAATCAGTCGTTGATAAAAAAATGATTTTATATACGGCTCAAGAAAAACAAAATAAATATATTATGCCAACACTGACAGATAAAGAAGTTGTTGAAGTTGTAGAATTCCTAAAAAGTCATTCTTTAACGGTATCAGTCTTTTGTCAAAATCAAAAAATTACAGAGCCTTACTCAAACGACATGACCATAATTGCACAAAAGCCTCTTGCTGGTTCAATTATTAACCTGCAAGACAATGCAACCATTCAATTAGAAGTTTGTAAAAAATAA
- the uppS gene encoding polyprenyl diphosphate synthase: protein MISHLALIMDGNRRWAKSRGMFPWLGHRQGAKTVEIVIKYCIEQKISYVSLYTFSLENFKRSQEEISYLFALIDEARSRIKEFVKEGVKIKFVGDRSVLPQETKNSCDEIERATAECKNLQCNFLLSYGSQQEIIAAVQELIRLQPEEVTIDLFKKHMWMGDIPDPELIIRTGGVKRLSNFLLFQAAYSEIEFLDCLWPDLTKQLLHETIAKSVLAKKNFGK from the coding sequence ATGATTTCACATCTTGCATTAATTATGGATGGAAATCGTAGATGGGCAAAATCTCGCGGAATGTTTCCTTGGCTTGGGCATCGTCAAGGCGCAAAAACTGTTGAAATCGTCATAAAATACTGCATTGAACAAAAAATATCTTATGTTTCTTTGTACACTTTTTCACTTGAAAACTTTAAACGGTCTCAAGAAGAAATCTCTTATCTTTTTGCGCTTATCGATGAAGCAAGATCTAGAATTAAAGAGTTTGTTAAAGAAGGTGTAAAAATTAAATTTGTTGGCGATAGATCCGTTTTGCCCCAAGAAACTAAAAATTCATGTGATGAAATTGAGCGAGCTACGGCAGAATGTAAAAACTTACAGTGTAATTTTTTACTCAGTTATGGATCTCAGCAAGAAATTATTGCTGCGGTTCAAGAATTAATTCGACTGCAGCCAGAAGAAGTAACCATAGATTTGTTTAAAAAGCATATGTGGATGGGAGATATTCCTGATCCTGAATTGATTATTCGCACTGGGGGCGTAAAGCGTCTGAGTAATTTTTTATTATTTCAAGCGGCATACTCAGAGATTGAGTTTTTAGATTGTTTGTGGCCAGATCTGACCAAGCAGTTGCTTCATGAAACAATAGCTAAATCTGTTTTAGCAAAGAAAAATTTCGGTAAATAA
- a CDS encoding HAD family phosphatase, with the protein MKYKAIIFDMDGTIITTESAWESATKEMLKSKANLSEKECMAILPMLKGASLYSTCAFVKDTFNTKETLEELIAEKESLAFKRFKAEARLIEGFDRFHKKLCDLNLKTAIATNANQRSLDRILQHIPLDNFFKHHIYSIDIVNKAAKPKPDIYLHAANMLEIDPQDCIAIEDSAHGITAAKAAGMFCIGINTGMDRNAISHADHIIEAYDDLEIESFIQ; encoded by the coding sequence ATGAAATACAAAGCAATCATTTTCGATATGGATGGCACTATCATAACCACCGAGTCTGCATGGGAAAGCGCTACAAAAGAAATGCTCAAATCAAAAGCAAACTTAAGCGAAAAAGAATGCATGGCTATTTTGCCAATGCTTAAAGGCGCATCACTTTACTCAACATGTGCATTTGTAAAAGATACGTTCAATACCAAAGAAACGCTTGAAGAATTGATTGCAGAAAAAGAAAGCCTTGCATTTAAACGATTCAAAGCTGAAGCGCGACTCATCGAAGGATTTGATCGTTTTCATAAAAAGCTTTGCGATTTAAATTTAAAAACAGCAATCGCAACAAACGCGAACCAAAGATCTCTTGATAGAATTTTACAGCACATTCCGCTTGATAACTTTTTTAAGCATCATATTTATTCAATCGATATCGTTAATAAAGCTGCAAAGCCAAAACCAGATATTTATCTTCATGCTGCAAACATGTTAGAAATAGACCCTCAAGATTGTATCGCTATTGAAGATTCTGCTCATGGAATCACTGCTGCAAAAGCTGCTGGAATGTTTTGCATTGGAATCAACACCGGAATGGATCGCAACGCTATTTCTCATGCTGATCATATAATTGAAGCATATGACGATTTGGAAATTGAATCATTTATACAGTAA
- a CDS encoding zinc ABC transporter substrate-binding protein — protein MRFKQLFALLTIIFLALTAAYFKLVIIKNPDKSSKPLVVCTTTIIGDGIKQIAGDTIDLEVLMGPGVDPHLYKPIEQDVFKISQAHIIFYNGLHLEARMSQLFEKMSSLKITVPISQAMPEKDLIKSAEHDQFVDPHVWFDPILWCYAIETITHTLQKHYPKNHDLYEQNKKAYIKKIHQTYDITKAQMLSIPKERRILITGHDAFSYFAKAYDFKVISLQGISTASEAGTQDVQTLINFIYHHQIPTIFVETSVPSRNIQALAQGVRYLGMDVQIGDELFSDALGSPGTLQGTYLGMLQSNVGTIYKGLNK, from the coding sequence ATGAGATTTAAACAACTTTTCGCACTACTCACCATTATTTTTTTAGCACTCACAGCCGCTTACTTTAAACTTGTCATTATCAAAAACCCAGATAAATCATCCAAGCCATTGGTGGTATGCACAACCACAATTATTGGAGATGGCATAAAACAAATCGCAGGCGACACTATTGATCTTGAGGTTTTAATGGGCCCTGGGGTAGATCCTCACCTGTACAAACCAATCGAACAAGATGTATTTAAAATCTCACAAGCACACATTATTTTTTATAATGGACTACACTTGGAAGCTCGAATGAGCCAACTATTTGAAAAAATGTCTTCACTCAAAATTACCGTTCCCATCAGTCAAGCAATGCCAGAAAAAGATTTAATAAAGTCTGCTGAGCATGACCAATTCGTAGATCCTCATGTGTGGTTTGATCCAATTTTGTGGTGTTACGCGATTGAAACCATTACGCACACGCTACAAAAACATTATCCAAAAAATCATGATTTATATGAGCAAAATAAAAAGGCCTACATAAAAAAAATTCATCAAACTTATGATATAACTAAAGCTCAAATGCTAAGCATTCCAAAAGAAAGACGAATTTTAATTACAGGCCACGATGCTTTTTCATACTTTGCAAAAGCTTATGACTTTAAGGTTATTAGTTTGCAAGGCATCAGTACCGCAAGCGAAGCTGGTACCCAAGATGTACAAACCCTTATTAATTTTATTTATCATCATCAAATACCAACAATTTTTGTAGAAACTTCTGTTCCATCTCGAAACATTCAAGCTCTGGCCCAAGGCGTACGATATCTTGGAATGGATGTGCAAATTGGTGATGAGCTTTTTTCTGATGCTCTTGGCTCACCTGGTACACTTCAAGGCACATACCTTGGAATGCTTCAATCAAATGTCGGAACAATCTACAAAGGCCTTAATAAATAA
- a CDS encoding metal ABC transporter ATP-binding protein — protein sequence MDPKRIAISIKDLTVAYHEKPVIWDLDFFVPEKTILGIVGPNGSGKTTLLKSILGIIKPTTGSIKIFDDAYNRKTHNIAYVPQKSSVDWSFPINVFDVVLMGRYGHFSFFSRPSRKDKEIAQKSLEMVNMQEFASRQISQLSGGQQQRVFLARALAQQADIFILDEPFAGIDIVSEKLILQILHDLKNEGKTIIVVHHDLTTVKKYFDWTFLMNIKHIALGPTQDVLTRENIAQTFQTNNLFSNISDM from the coding sequence ATGGATCCAAAAAGAATTGCCATTTCTATAAAAGATCTTACCGTTGCTTACCATGAAAAGCCGGTAATTTGGGATCTTGATTTTTTTGTTCCTGAAAAAACTATTTTAGGAATTGTTGGACCAAATGGTAGTGGAAAAACAACGCTTCTTAAATCAATTTTAGGAATTATAAAACCAACCACTGGTTCTATAAAAATTTTTGATGATGCATATAATCGCAAAACTCATAATATTGCATACGTTCCACAAAAAAGTTCTGTTGATTGGTCATTTCCGATAAACGTTTTTGACGTTGTGTTAATGGGCCGATATGGCCACTTTTCATTTTTTAGTCGACCAAGCAGAAAAGATAAAGAAATTGCACAAAAGTCTTTAGAAATGGTAAACATGCAAGAATTTGCCTCAAGGCAAATTAGTCAACTTTCTGGTGGTCAGCAGCAACGAGTCTTTCTTGCCAGAGCGCTTGCTCAACAAGCAGACATTTTTATCTTAGACGAGCCTTTTGCTGGAATTGACATAGTAAGCGAAAAACTTATTTTGCAGATTTTACATGATCTCAAAAACGAAGGCAAAACAATAATTGTCGTGCACCATGATTTAACAACTGTAAAAAAATATTTTGACTGGACCTTTTTAATGAACATAAAACATATAGCGCTTGGGCCAACTCAAGATGTTTTAACCCGTGAAAACATTGCTCAAACATTCCAAACAAATAATCTTTTTAGCAACATAAGCGACATGTAA
- a CDS encoding metal ABC transporter permease: MIIFDQTLLIILLGTGLLGISAGIVGCFILLQEKSLFGDTIAHATLPGICGIFLLTESKLPCIIMIGGIFSATIGSIAINYITAHSSLKKDTALGIVLATSFGLGTLLLSKIQTSPNANQAGITKYLLGNASTMLNSDLYFITGATIIIFLSLKLFWNEYKIFLFNKDYGESIGVPTKWISFLLSIITIITIVVGLQTVGVILISALLIAPAGAARQWTNSLSTMVFLSSCFGLFSTTIGTLLSSSIPHLPTGPTIVIIACSITFISMLFSQNGIITTIIKQKIQTKKINALKMLSHFMLFNESKTDPFHAHDLAALKALGKKGTSSTLTYLQSHGLIEPTQKNFWRLTPNGLETLKNELIIPKQKL; this comes from the coding sequence ATGATTATCTTTGATCAAACGCTACTCATTATTCTTCTTGGAACAGGACTTCTTGGTATAAGTGCTGGAATTGTTGGCTGCTTTATTTTATTACAAGAAAAAAGCTTATTTGGTGACACGATTGCTCACGCAACTCTTCCTGGAATTTGCGGTATATTTTTACTTACAGAAAGTAAGCTGCCATGCATTATTATGATTGGTGGAATTTTTTCTGCCACAATTGGATCCATCGCAATAAATTATATTACAGCTCACAGCTCGCTTAAAAAAGATACTGCCCTTGGAATCGTTCTCGCTACATCTTTTGGACTTGGAACACTACTTTTAAGCAAAATACAAACAAGCCCAAACGCAAACCAAGCAGGAATTACCAAATACTTACTTGGAAATGCTTCAACAATGCTCAATAGCGATCTGTATTTTATAACTGGCGCAACGATCATAATTTTTCTGAGTTTAAAACTTTTTTGGAATGAATATAAAATATTTTTATTCAATAAGGATTATGGCGAAAGTATTGGCGTGCCAACCAAATGGATATCTTTTTTGCTTAGCATTATTACCATTATTACCATTGTTGTCGGGCTACAAACAGTTGGCGTAATTTTAATAAGCGCACTGCTCATAGCACCAGCCGGCGCAGCAAGACAATGGACAAACTCGTTATCAACTATGGTTTTTCTTAGTTCTTGCTTTGGACTTTTTTCTACCACTATCGGCACACTTTTAAGTAGCTCGATACCACATCTTCCAACTGGACCAACGATTGTAATCATTGCTTGCTCGATTACATTTATTTCTATGCTTTTTTCCCAAAATGGAATTATCACGACCATTATAAAACAAAAAATACAAACTAAAAAAATTAATGCATTAAAAATGCTTTCACATTTTATGCTTTTTAACGAAAGCAAAACTGATCCTTTCCATGCGCATGACCTGGCTGCACTTAAAGCTCTGGGGAAAAAGGGTACAAGCTCAACACTTACGTATCTGCAAAGCCATGGACTCATTGAGCCAACGCAGAAAAATTTTTGGAGGCTTACTCCAAACGGCTTAGAAACACTAAAAAATGAACTAATTATACCAAAGCAAAAACTATGA